From one Bacillus sp. FJAT-42376 genomic stretch:
- a CDS encoding XRE family transcriptional regulator yields MEEVGKRIREIRRQKGYSLSELAELAGVSKSYLSYIERNVQKNPSLQFLSKISETLNIEVNELLGEQQELTSQLDDEWKMLIEKAIKDGMSKEEFETFRDYIKFIKWKETQEGREDEN; encoded by the coding sequence ATGGAAGAAGTCGGGAAGAGGATTCGGGAAATCAGAAGACAAAAAGGGTATTCACTCAGCGAATTAGCTGAGCTGGCAGGAGTTTCAAAGTCTTATTTAAGCTATATAGAGCGAAATGTGCAAAAGAATCCAAGTCTGCAGTTTCTATCCAAAATATCAGAAACCCTGAATATTGAAGTAAATGAACTGCTCGGTGAGCAACAGGAATTAACAAGCCAGCTCGATGATGAATGGAAAATGCTAATTGAAAAAGCGATAAAAGATGGAATGAGCAAAGAAGAATTCGAAACATTCAGAGACTATATCAAATTTATTAAGTGGAAAGAAACCCAGGAGGGCCGAGAAGATGAAAACTGA
- a CDS encoding DUF5658 family protein, with product MKTAFIYLAIVNTIDLFVTLAGLELGFIKEANPLMKNLYEWTPVAFIGVKLMFSILLLCMVFLIPLKTTKILKGATCAACLLYTFVMILHSTWIFHVTN from the coding sequence ATGAAAACCGCATTCATTTACCTGGCGATTGTTAATACAATCGATTTATTTGTTACATTAGCCGGTCTTGAACTTGGTTTTATAAAGGAAGCAAACCCTCTTATGAAAAACCTGTACGAGTGGACTCCAGTGGCTTTTATCGGAGTGAAGCTGATGTTTTCGATTCTTCTGCTTTGTATGGTGTTTCTAATTCCGCTGAAAACAACGAAAATCTTAAAGGGTGCGACCTGCGCAGCCTGTCTTCTTTATACATTTGTCATGATTCTGCATTCAACTTGGATTTTCCATGTAACCAATTAG
- a CDS encoding anti-repressor SinI family protein gives MEKVLVKEELDVEWKELILAALDMGISKEDIRYFLQNKQAEREK, from the coding sequence ATGGAGAAGGTACTCGTAAAAGAAGAATTGGATGTAGAATGGAAAGAATTGATCCTCGCTGCACTGGACATGGGAATCAGCAAAGAAGATATCCGCTATTTCCTTCAAAATAAGCAGGCAGAAAGAGAGAAATAA
- a CDS encoding nucleotidyltransferase family protein, with protein MEEKEYKLDLSLLPAELKLIIQLLSTDGKIENDLTDTDWELFIKLAVHHRIFPNLYPLMAKKNPGVFPDSVMQKLSILHRKNTFQMLHLSNEMVQISQLFAKQDIPVLFLKGPVLSMDLYGDLSLRTSRDLDLLIPFKDLERAEMLLADSGFKKDEYFSPFLGEWKWRHHHTAFFHPVKDITVEVHWRLNPGPGKEPCFRELWDRRRLSSLTSHPVFLLGEEDLFIFLAEHGARHGWSRLRWLLDIHLLIEKPLNWRFIKKQMKKYHSSLIGGQVLLLHSQVFSASLANEMDGLKNRRAEKAAEACMFYLKQMINLHSDPVPKEIAFYHSRYLFSIKSFGQKLLFLLSFLYPYPIDAETFPLPKRLHFLYFPLRPFLAIWRKARKQAIT; from the coding sequence GTGGAAGAAAAAGAGTATAAGCTGGATCTTTCTCTGTTACCCGCTGAATTAAAGCTAATTATTCAATTGCTATCAACAGACGGGAAGATAGAGAATGACTTAACGGATACGGATTGGGAACTGTTTATCAAATTAGCTGTGCATCATCGGATTTTTCCGAACCTATACCCATTGATGGCAAAGAAAAATCCCGGTGTATTTCCCGATTCAGTGATGCAAAAACTTTCCATCCTCCACCGTAAAAACACTTTTCAGATGCTCCATCTAAGCAACGAAATGGTCCAAATCAGCCAGCTGTTTGCAAAACAGGATATCCCGGTTCTGTTTCTTAAAGGTCCGGTTTTATCAATGGATTTATACGGGGACCTTTCTTTAAGAACGTCAAGAGACCTTGATTTGCTTATTCCGTTTAAAGACTTGGAAAGAGCGGAAATGTTATTGGCAGACTCAGGTTTTAAAAAGGACGAGTATTTCTCCCCTTTTCTGGGAGAATGGAAGTGGAGACACCATCATACTGCTTTTTTCCATCCTGTAAAGGACATTACAGTAGAAGTGCATTGGCGTTTAAATCCCGGCCCGGGAAAGGAACCATGTTTTAGGGAGTTGTGGGATAGAAGAAGGCTGAGCAGTCTTACCAGTCATCCAGTCTTCTTACTTGGCGAGGAAGACTTGTTTATTTTCCTGGCAGAACATGGAGCACGCCACGGCTGGTCACGGCTAAGATGGCTGCTGGATATTCATTTACTTATAGAAAAGCCATTAAATTGGAGATTTATCAAGAAACAGATGAAAAAATATCATTCTTCTTTAATAGGCGGCCAAGTGCTTCTTTTACATTCACAGGTTTTTTCTGCTTCACTTGCTAATGAGATGGATGGACTAAAAAATAGACGTGCTGAAAAGGCAGCGGAAGCATGCATGTTTTATTTGAAACAAATGATCAACCTTCATAGCGATCCTGTTCCGAAGGAAATCGCGTTTTATCACTCCCGGTATTTATTTTCCATTAAGTCTTTTGGGCAGAAGCTGTTATTCCTCTTGAGTTTTCTTTATCCATATCCAATTGATGCTGAAACTTTTCCATTACCTAAAAGGCTTCACTTTTTATATTTTCCGTTAAGACCCTTCTTGGCTATTTGGAGGAAAGCCAGGAAACAAGCTATTACCTAA
- a CDS encoding lasso peptide biosynthesis PqqD family chaperone: MNHSNLSKDSEVVQNEGNLVSDMNGEKVMLNIGNGKYYNLGEIGGAIWDLIEKPVAVNEIIKSLMKNYAVKEPECEDHVLSFIKQLGEEKLISIKK, encoded by the coding sequence ATGAATCATAGCAACCTATCAAAAGATAGTGAAGTTGTTCAAAACGAAGGCAACCTGGTAAGTGACATGAATGGCGAAAAGGTGATGTTAAACATCGGAAACGGAAAATATTACAACTTAGGTGAGATTGGAGGAGCTATATGGGATTTAATTGAAAAACCTGTTGCCGTTAATGAAATTATTAAATCTCTTATGAAAAATTATGCTGTGAAAGAGCCTGAATGTGAAGACCACGTTCTCTCTTTTATAAAACAGCTGGGAGAAGAAAAGTTAATTTCAATCAAAAAATAA
- a CDS encoding ABC transporter ATP-binding protein translates to MRIVYMYIKELFKFSGWLLPVNLFGIVIVSLLEGMGILLLIPLISVTGMIPENKGIPIFKSVIGFAEGLPEDLRLVLLLVIFIFIMLSQSILQRAIRILNVKLLHEFSRELRINLFKGVLNSSWSFFIKKRKSDLLNSITSELARVVSGMNFFLQMITSVIFTSIQVLLAFWLSASITGLVLLCGAFIILCSHKFVNRAVKAGRQSSVLGKEYLAGVTDQFNGMKDIKSNTLEKSQLSWFSRHTGRMVEEQIEYVKLQTSSDLYYKVTSSIFIAIFLYFSIIKFHFHIEELMAIILIFTRLWPRFTEIQSTMQNLAATIPAFNSVQSLYTECESSRERMNPFQNHEEPYELKKGVHYRQIFYSYSNENQNYVLKNINAEIRLNEMTAIVGPSGAGKSTFIDILMGLMKPDSGEVLIDGFPLEEKNIISWRKAISYVPQDSFLFNASIRENLQLINPACSDADIWQALEFSCAADFVRSLPEGIETHIGDRGVRLSGGERQRLVLARAILKKPSILILDEATSALDSENERKIQEAIDRLKGKMTIIVIAHRLSTIKNADHVIVLDEGCMIQSGGFQELSIQKSSKFSQLLENQMEAIH, encoded by the coding sequence ATGAGAATTGTTTATATGTATATAAAGGAACTATTTAAGTTTTCCGGATGGCTTTTACCGGTTAATTTATTTGGTATAGTCATTGTCAGCTTACTGGAGGGGATGGGGATTTTGCTGCTGATCCCGCTGATTAGTGTGACCGGTATGATTCCGGAGAATAAGGGGATCCCTATTTTTAAGTCTGTTATTGGTTTTGCTGAAGGTCTGCCTGAGGATTTAAGACTGGTGCTGCTGTTGGTTATTTTTATTTTTATTATGCTAAGTCAAAGTATCCTCCAGCGGGCTATAAGAATTCTGAATGTTAAGCTGCTGCATGAGTTTAGCAGAGAGTTAAGAATTAATCTTTTTAAGGGAGTATTAAACTCAAGCTGGTCCTTTTTTATAAAGAAAAGAAAATCTGATTTGCTGAACTCCATTACTTCGGAACTTGCAAGAGTGGTAAGCGGAATGAATTTTTTCCTGCAGATGATCACTTCGGTCATTTTTACAAGTATACAGGTGCTACTTGCCTTTTGGCTATCCGCCAGCATTACAGGCCTAGTCTTGCTGTGCGGTGCTTTTATTATTTTATGCTCTCATAAATTTGTTAACCGGGCGGTGAAAGCCGGCAGGCAATCTTCTGTATTAGGTAAGGAGTATCTTGCGGGAGTAACAGATCAATTTAACGGGATGAAAGACATCAAAAGCAATACGCTTGAAAAATCCCAACTATCCTGGTTCAGCCGCCACACCGGCAGAATGGTAGAGGAGCAAATAGAATATGTTAAGCTGCAGACAAGTTCTGACTTGTATTATAAAGTAACCTCTTCAATTTTTATTGCTATTTTTCTCTATTTCTCAATAATTAAATTTCATTTTCATATTGAAGAATTGATGGCTATTATTCTCATTTTCACAAGACTTTGGCCGCGTTTTACAGAAATCCAGTCTACCATGCAAAACCTGGCTGCAACGATACCGGCATTTAACTCAGTACAAAGTTTGTATACAGAGTGCGAATCTTCAAGGGAAAGGATGAATCCTTTCCAGAATCATGAAGAACCTTATGAACTTAAAAAAGGTGTACATTACCGTCAAATTTTCTATAGCTACTCCAATGAGAATCAAAACTATGTACTTAAAAATATAAATGCTGAGATTCGTCTAAATGAAATGACTGCAATAGTAGGTCCTTCCGGGGCGGGGAAAAGCACATTTATTGATATTCTTATGGGATTGATGAAGCCAGATAGTGGAGAAGTTCTGATTGATGGGTTCCCCCTTGAAGAAAAAAATATCATTTCATGGAGAAAAGCCATCAGTTACGTTCCGCAGGATTCATTCTTATTCAATGCGAGCATACGTGAAAATCTGCAATTGATAAATCCTGCCTGTTCAGATGCAGATATATGGCAAGCCCTGGAGTTTTCCTGTGCGGCAGATTTTGTCCGGAGCCTCCCTGAAGGCATTGAGACTCATATAGGAGATCGCGGTGTCAGGCTTTCCGGGGGAGAGCGGCAAAGATTGGTGCTTGCAAGAGCTATTCTAAAAAAACCTTCTATTCTAATATTGGATGAGGCTACCAGCGCCCTCGATAGTGAAAACGAGAGAAAGATTCAGGAGGCAATAGATCGGTTAAAAGGTAAAATGACAATCATTGTAATTGCACATAGGCTTTCTACAATTAAAAATGCCGATCATGTAATTGTTTTAGATGAAGGCTGTATGATCCAATCAGGTGGTTTCCAAGAATTATCCATTCAGAAATCCAGCAAATTTAGCCAGCTTTTAGAAAATCAGATGGAAGCAATACATTAA
- a CDS encoding anti-repressor SinI family protein yields the protein MKTEQISKEEWIALLMEARNLGLTPDEVRHFLFSGGAGPAR from the coding sequence ATGAAAACTGAACAGATTTCAAAAGAAGAGTGGATTGCACTGCTAATGGAAGCTAGAAATCTTGGATTAACTCCTGATGAAGTGAGACATTTCCTTTTTAGCGGAGGAGCAGGACCTGCACGCTAA
- a CDS encoding signal peptidase I translates to MKLAGKLISQTLSALLFVLLLVMILLVLSSKASGGQPEFFGYQLKTVLSGSMEPGIQTGSIIAVKTGGDMNRFQPGDVITFKMDEKDLATHRIVAKKASGQAVIYTTKGDNNKTPDSEPVLAQNVTAQYTGFTIPYIGYFIEYAKSKEGNALLFIIPGLLLIGYSIITIWRVISRLEEPKRV, encoded by the coding sequence ATGAAACTGGCGGGAAAACTAATCAGTCAAACATTATCCGCACTGCTGTTTGTTCTCTTGCTTGTCATGATCCTCCTCGTCCTCTCCTCAAAAGCATCCGGCGGTCAACCGGAGTTTTTCGGCTATCAGCTGAAAACCGTCTTATCCGGTTCAATGGAACCCGGAATTCAAACCGGCTCGATCATTGCTGTCAAAACAGGCGGCGATATGAATCGTTTCCAGCCAGGGGATGTCATCACTTTTAAAATGGATGAAAAAGATCTCGCAACTCATCGGATTGTAGCAAAAAAGGCGAGCGGTCAGGCTGTTATTTATACGACAAAAGGAGACAATAATAAGACTCCTGATTCTGAACCGGTGCTTGCTCAAAATGTGACAGCCCAGTATACAGGTTTCACCATCCCGTATATCGGTTATTTTATTGAATATGCTAAGTCAAAAGAAGGAAACGCGCTCTTGTTCATTATTCCCGGATTGCTTTTGATTGGATACTCCATAATAACCATTTGGCGGGTCATTTCGAGGCTGGAGGAGCCTAAGAGGGTATAG
- a CDS encoding lasso peptide biosynthesis B2 protein, whose product MRWMEKVKRFIRLDSELKKLLIEAFLFLGWARIIKARPFSKTISLLGTPMEETPVNSNSSQTVQLISECIHIMSRYAFWESQCLVKAIAAMKMLERRNIASTLYLGTGKDGEGKLIAHAWLRCGNKYVTGEEGRERFTAISSFAKKIESGDEFGGRKRV is encoded by the coding sequence TTGAGATGGATGGAAAAAGTAAAGAGATTTATAAGGCTTGATTCCGAATTGAAAAAGTTGCTAATCGAAGCTTTTCTTTTTCTCGGATGGGCAAGGATTATAAAGGCAAGACCTTTTTCGAAAACCATTTCCCTGTTAGGAACTCCAATGGAAGAAACACCTGTTAACTCTAATTCCTCACAGACCGTCCAACTCATTTCAGAGTGCATTCACATTATGAGTCGATATGCTTTTTGGGAAAGCCAATGCTTGGTTAAAGCGATTGCCGCTATGAAAATGCTGGAACGAAGAAATATTGCCAGCACGCTTTATCTGGGAACTGGGAAAGATGGAGAAGGTAAACTCATTGCTCATGCCTGGCTGCGCTGCGGAAATAAGTATGTCACTGGAGAAGAGGGCAGAGAAAGGTTTACAGCCATAAGCAGTTTTGCAAAGAAAATAGAAAGCGGGGATGAGTTTGGTGGAAGAAAAAGAGTATAA
- a CDS encoding helix-turn-helix domain-containing protein, whose translation MIGERIRKYRKEKNLSLSELADRAGVAKSYLSSIERNLQSNPSVQFLEKVSSVLGISVNTLLNGNTEDAYANQLDQDWASLVKEAMQSGVTKDQFREFLEFNKWRMHQPKK comes from the coding sequence ATGATTGGGGAACGCATACGCAAATATCGCAAAGAAAAAAATCTATCTCTATCTGAACTAGCAGACCGGGCAGGCGTAGCTAAATCATACCTAAGTTCGATTGAACGAAATCTGCAATCCAATCCATCTGTACAATTTTTGGAAAAGGTTTCATCCGTGCTTGGCATCTCTGTTAATACCCTGTTAAACGGCAACACAGAAGATGCTTATGCAAATCAGCTGGATCAGGACTGGGCATCACTTGTAAAAGAAGCTATGCAATCAGGCGTAACGAAAGATCAATTTAGAGAATTTCTGGAATTTAATAAATGGCGGATGCATCAGCCAAAAAAATAA
- a CDS encoding paeninodin family lasso peptide has protein sequence MKKEWEKPVLEVLDVNMTMAGPGHRYPDAVQPDPDDPVKYS, from the coding sequence ATGAAAAAGGAATGGGAAAAACCAGTTTTAGAAGTATTGGATGTAAATATGACCATGGCTGGACCAGGTCACAGATACCCGGATGCAGTTCAGCCAGATCCGGATGATCCCGTAAAATACAGCTGA
- a CDS encoding signal peptidase I, with translation MLKIVQKYALRFTLLIGILFYLLLLGNTHQFLPFQLKNVLSGSMEPVFKTGSMILIKKRNNADVYEKGDIITFKTKEKILVTHRIYEVLNENKYKTKGDANDAPDRETVERKNIVGSYTNLTIPSAGYLFASIQSNISLLILLNLPGIVLLFLSYRLLFRQTEKQIKTD, from the coding sequence ATGCTGAAAATCGTTCAGAAATATGCTTTGAGGTTTACTTTATTAATAGGCATTCTGTTTTATCTATTACTTCTTGGAAATACCCACCAATTCCTTCCTTTTCAATTAAAGAATGTATTATCGGGTTCCATGGAACCGGTTTTCAAAACGGGATCTATGATTTTAATCAAGAAGAGGAATAATGCAGATGTTTATGAAAAAGGGGATATTATAACATTTAAAACGAAAGAAAAAATATTGGTCACCCATCGGATTTATGAAGTTCTGAATGAAAATAAATATAAAACTAAAGGAGATGCCAACGATGCACCCGATCGTGAGACAGTCGAAAGGAAAAACATCGTAGGCAGTTATACCAATTTAACTATTCCTTCAGCAGGGTATCTATTTGCCAGCATCCAATCAAATATAAGTTTGCTTATTCTGCTTAACCTGCCAGGCATAGTTCTCCTTTTTCTATCTTACAGGCTATTGTTCAGGCAGACTGAAAAACAGATAAAAACAGATTGA
- a CDS encoding VanZ family protein — translation MGTLVKVLAVLIPVLYVCGIWFQSSHSTNQILVFLASLSHHPAGSGEEIIFSRQMGTLLEILHLIEFGLLFFLMVHCMHLFGLSRQRAFPLALIAACSFSIIEEWHQLFVAGRSSSWIDLAKDWIGVFVVWAFMLNKERDRRRKKKYEWKTRLGRRV, via the coding sequence ATGGGGACATTGGTAAAAGTTTTAGCTGTTTTAATTCCGGTTCTATACGTTTGCGGTATTTGGTTTCAATCAAGTCATTCTACCAACCAAATCCTCGTATTTCTGGCATCTTTAAGTCATCATCCTGCAGGAAGCGGAGAAGAAATAATATTTTCCAGACAGATGGGAACATTGTTGGAAATTCTGCATTTAATTGAATTTGGCCTATTGTTCTTTTTAATGGTTCATTGCATGCATTTGTTTGGTCTTTCCCGACAGAGAGCTTTTCCTCTTGCTCTAATTGCAGCATGCAGCTTTAGTATAATAGAAGAATGGCATCAGTTATTCGTCGCAGGGCGCTCATCTTCCTGGATCGATTTGGCAAAGGACTGGATTGGAGTATTTGTGGTATGGGCTTTTATGCTGAACAAAGAAAGGGATAGAAGAAGGAAAAAGAAATATGAATGGAAAACCAGGCTTGGCAGAAGAGTATGA
- a CDS encoding signal peptidase I yields MKIVSRAFTLLLFFILISLAIAVFSSKASGGEPQVFGYQFKTVLSGSMEPGIQTGSVIAVKTGGDMNRFKKDDVITFWMNEYDLATHRITEKTVSRGQAVYRTKGDHNESEDSAPVLSSNVVAEYTGVTIPYAGYISSYAQTKEGRALFAIIPGILLIIYSISTIWQAILKIEENHKKTAS; encoded by the coding sequence TTGAAGATTGTAAGCAGAGCGTTCACCTTGCTGCTGTTTTTTATTCTGATCAGTCTTGCCATCGCGGTTTTCTCTTCAAAGGCTTCCGGCGGCGAGCCTCAAGTTTTTGGTTATCAATTTAAAACCGTTCTTTCCGGATCAATGGAACCGGGGATCCAGACCGGTTCAGTTATAGCAGTAAAGACCGGAGGAGATATGAACAGGTTTAAAAAGGATGATGTCATCACATTCTGGATGAATGAATATGACCTCGCAACTCACAGAATTACGGAAAAAACCGTAAGCCGGGGACAGGCAGTGTATCGGACGAAGGGGGATCATAACGAGTCGGAGGATTCAGCCCCTGTACTCTCTTCGAATGTGGTAGCTGAATACACAGGTGTGACGATTCCTTATGCAGGCTACATCAGCAGCTATGCCCAAACAAAAGAGGGCCGTGCGCTGTTTGCTATCATACCTGGCATATTACTGATTATTTATTCTATCTCCACCATTTGGCAGGCGATTTTAAAAATCGAGGAGAATCATAAAAAAACAGCTTCATAA
- a CDS encoding aldolase translates to MFKIDGTAIFCIEDGFKIIVSPMQGSDINKIKLYILGTCFGALLIQRRILPLHGSAISINGKAYAFIGESGAGKSTLASALLNEGHLLLSDDVIAVTFENGVPFAAPAYPQQKLWRDSMEHFGMESSQYSPLFERERKYAIPVRKHFRNKPLELAGIFELRKTKMEEVSCLSISKLEKLYLLSCHTYRNFFVNKLGLLDWHFKTISQLANTIDVFRISRPDHYFATSHLISEVLKKTERVSV, encoded by the coding sequence ATGTTTAAAATTGATGGGACTGCCATTTTTTGTATCGAAGATGGATTTAAAATTATTGTTTCTCCCATGCAGGGCTCTGATATAAATAAAATCAAATTATATATACTTGGGACCTGCTTCGGGGCACTTCTTATTCAGAGGAGAATTCTTCCTTTGCATGGGAGCGCCATTTCTATAAATGGAAAAGCTTATGCCTTTATAGGAGAATCCGGTGCCGGGAAATCCACCCTTGCTTCAGCCTTGTTGAATGAAGGGCATCTGCTATTAAGCGACGACGTGATAGCTGTTACATTCGAAAACGGGGTACCGTTTGCAGCTCCGGCTTATCCTCAGCAAAAACTGTGGAGAGACAGCATGGAACACTTTGGCATGGAATCTTCCCAATATAGCCCGCTTTTTGAAAGAGAGCGTAAATATGCCATTCCAGTAAGAAAGCACTTTCGAAACAAGCCATTGGAGCTTGCCGGGATCTTTGAATTGAGGAAAACAAAAATGGAAGAGGTTAGCTGTCTGTCCATTTCAAAACTTGAGAAGCTATATCTGTTATCGTGTCATACATACCGGAATTTTTTTGTGAATAAGTTAGGCTTGCTGGATTGGCACTTTAAAACCATATCCCAGCTTGCTAACACAATAGATGTTTTCAGGATTTCAAGACCGGATCATTATTTTGCTACCAGTCATTTAATCAGCGAAGTCCTAAAAAAAACGGAGAGGGTGAGTGTGTAA
- a CDS encoding CalY family protein: MGIKKKLGLGLASAALGLSLVGGGTYAYFNDKADAASSFAAGTLDLNVNPTTIIDVKNIKPGDYMTRAFKLENSGSLDIKKVLLTTDYTVNEGAAGNNSDFGDHIQVNFLYNADKLNDVIYSTTLKELKDMDPNVLDKNVFTPLFERKGLKAGTTDDLFVQFEFIDNEQDQNEFQGDSLQLKWNFEARQGKGEEL, from the coding sequence ATGGGTATCAAGAAGAAATTAGGTTTAGGACTGGCATCTGCAGCACTTGGTCTTTCATTAGTCGGAGGCGGTACATATGCGTATTTTAATGACAAAGCAGACGCTGCTTCTTCATTTGCAGCGGGAACTTTGGATTTGAATGTAAATCCGACAACGATTATTGATGTGAAGAATATCAAACCTGGTGACTATATGACTAGAGCTTTTAAATTGGAAAACAGCGGTTCTCTGGATATTAAAAAAGTGCTTTTAACAACAGACTATACCGTTAATGAAGGTGCTGCAGGGAATAATTCGGACTTCGGCGATCATATTCAAGTAAACTTTTTATACAATGCAGATAAGCTGAATGATGTAATTTACAGTACTACGCTTAAAGAATTAAAAGATATGGATCCTAATGTACTTGATAAAAATGTTTTCACCCCTTTATTCGAGAGAAAAGGCCTTAAAGCCGGAACCACAGATGATTTATTTGTCCAATTTGAATTTATTGATAATGAGCAGGATCAAAATGAATTTCAAGGTGACTCTCTCCAGCTGAAATGGAATTTTGAGGCACGTCAGGGAAAAGGGGAAGAGCTTTAA
- a CDS encoding CalY family protein — protein MGIKTKLGLGIASAALGLSLVGGGTYAYFNDKAEAASSFAAGTLDLNAVPTEVVNVKDMKPGDWMTRTFKLKNDGTVDIKKVLLTTEYTVANKEGEPANTEDLGSHIKVNFLYNADKLNDVIYSTTLEELKDMDPNAVASNVFTPLFEKKKGLKAGTTDDLFVQFEFVDNGEDQNQFQGDSLQLKWTFDGRQGEGQEL, from the coding sequence ATGGGGATCAAGACAAAATTAGGGTTGGGTATTGCATCTGCAGCGCTCGGATTATCACTGGTCGGCGGGGGAACTTATGCCTATTTCAATGACAAAGCAGAAGCGGCGAGCTCTTTTGCGGCGGGAACGCTTGATTTGAATGCGGTTCCTACTGAGGTTGTGAATGTGAAGGACATGAAGCCCGGAGATTGGATGACACGAACCTTTAAACTGAAAAATGATGGAACGGTTGATATTAAAAAAGTTCTTTTAACAACCGAATATACGGTAGCGAATAAAGAGGGCGAGCCTGCAAATACAGAGGATCTCGGCAGCCATATTAAAGTGAATTTCCTTTATAATGCGGACAAGCTGAATGACGTTATTTACAGTACAACGCTTGAAGAGCTGAAGGATATGGATCCAAATGCTGTAGCTAGCAATGTGTTTACCCCGCTTTTTGAAAAGAAAAAAGGACTGAAAGCCGGTACAACCGATGATTTGTTCGTACAATTTGAGTTTGTTGACAATGGTGAAGATCAAAACCAATTCCAGGGAGATTCTCTGCAGCTGAAATGGACATTTGATGGACGCCAGGGTGAGGGACAGGAGCTATAA